From Fundulus heteroclitus isolate FHET01 chromosome 5, MU-UCD_Fhet_4.1, whole genome shotgun sequence, a single genomic window includes:
- the LOC105917941 gene encoding inositol 1,4,5-trisphosphate receptor-interacting protein: protein MQDTLLRVFVVAAGLLLCPRNNPGVEEWEDAIDGDLQKHEGMLLKGEEKLDPPLAPVSSKITGPQGDINNSLETQNQSDQHDKVDALHSDVAGGDTGGDGSDQKLPKGHITSQSATTGLPDNVNSQAGEDSGGSSSEQDSLQGHPKKPEDPKISSKGQDSPASHVYSKAENETSEAASEWERDYLWYIWNAFSIISMMRFFRKHLKRNLQKDPEVTGTSPCGPAKVSLPDIGTLQKFYAKCFHLSAEKTEREKVFLEGFANDLLEMMRTICDNDGSMVIGDFHMVNERDIAVRFTPPEPYRFHCLLGNNPVGDLLLDAQVCGQIKLLKEEKIPNGCPCQSADADDMVCLLHSESDRVKTKVVDAFDGPLCSKDTPFLSKSKITRWFQRTIKQAWAQISHKYEFELSIRYVEAPGALVVRFRSGKKINFSLKPVVKFNTEAHFCIEPWSSSNVDTFWALSLSAYEDRLLGYLYQRLPVNSCHDQTLKIACFLHRRQEALTGKTALKDLHFKTALMHLLLTKKISQWQPDFAACRLRDLLSFVEESLRRKHLTHVLIGNRLAGVVELPGEISKAKPVNLFHLFVEDDCAYKNAALHFQEMLRNAHMLIHEYVAQPASGTQPFV from the coding sequence ATGCAAGACACTCTGCTGCGAGTGTTTGTGGTGGCTGCAGGTCTTCTGCTGTGTCCCAGGAACAATCCTGGGGTGGAAGAATGGGAGGATGCCATCGACGGGGATTTGCAAAAGCACGAGGGGATGCTGCTGAAAGGGGAAGAGAAACTAGACCCACCATTAGCACCTGTCAGTTCCAAAATAACAGGGCCTCAGGGTGATATAAATAACAGTCTCGAGACACAGAATCAGTCTGATCAACATGACAAAGTCGATGCGTTGCACTCAGATGTGGCTGGAGGAGACACGGGAGGGGACGGTTCTGATCAGAAATTACCAAAGGGACACATTACAAGTCAATCTGCCACCACGGGTCTACCTGACAACGTTAACAGTCAGGCGGGAGAAGATTCGGGAGGTAGCAGCTCAGAGCAAGATAGTCTACAGGGCCATCCAAAGAAGCCAGAAGACCCAAAGATCAGTTCAAAAGGACAAGACTCACCTGCTTCACATGTCTACAGCAAGGCGGAAAATGAAACCTCAGAGGCTGCCTCCGAATGGGAGAGGGATTATCTCTGGTACATCTGGAACGCCTTCTCCATCATCTCCATGATGCGCTTCTTTAGGAAACACCTGAAGAGAAATCTCCAAAAAGATCCGGAAGTGACCGGGACCTCGCCATGCGGACCCGCTAAGGTGTCGCTGCCTGACATTGGAACCTTGCAGAAGTTTTACGCTAAATGTTTTCACCTTTCAGCTGAGAAAACGGAGAGGGAGAAGGTGTTTTTGGAAGGGTTCGCCAATGACCTCTTGGAGATGATGAGGACCATTTGTGACAATGACGGCAGCATGGTGATAGGGGACTTTCACATGGTGAATGAGCGCGACATCGCTGTTCGTTTCACTCCACCCGAACCGTATCGTTTTCACTGTCTGCTCGGGAACAACCCTGTGGGTGATCTGCTGCTGGACGCGCAGGTCTGCGGGCAAATAAAACTGCTGAAAGAAGAGAAGATCCCAAACGGCTGCCCCTGCCAGTCCGCCGACGCGGACGACATGGTTTGCCTGCTGCACTCGGAGAGCGACAGGGTGAAAACAAAAGTGGTGGACGCTTTTGACGGACCCCTGTGCTCCAAGGACACCCCTTTCCTGTCCAAATCAAAGATCACCAGATGGTTTCAGAGGACGATCAAACAAGCCTGGGCACAGATCTCACATAAATACGAGTTTGAGCTCAGCATCCGCTACGTTGAGGCTCCGGGAGCTTTGGTGGTTCGGTTCAGGTCGGGGAAGAAGATCAACTTCAGCTTGAAGCCGGTGGTGAAGTTCAACACCGAAGCTCATTTCTGCATCGAGCCCTGGTCCTCCAGTAATGTGGACACCTTCTgggctctctccctctctgcctACGAAGACCGCCTCCTGGGCTATCTCTACCAACGACTCCCTGTGAACTCGTGTCATGATCAAACTCTTAAAATCGCCTGCTTCCTTCACAGGAGGCAGGAAGCGTTGACAGGAAAGACGGCGCTGAAGGACCTCCACTTCAAGACTGCGTTGATGCACCTTCTGCTGACCAAAAAGATTTCACAATGGCAACCGGACTTTGCTGCCTGTCGGCTACGGGACCTGCTGAGCTTTGTGGAGGAGAGTCTTCGGAGGAAGCACCTAACCCACGTTCTCATCGGCAACCGCTTGGCTGGCGTTGTTGAACTGCCTGGAGAAATCTCCAAAGCAAAGCCAGTAAACCTGTTCCATCTTTTTGTGGAAGATGACTGTGCGTATAAAAATGCCGCCTTGCATTTCCAGGAGATGCTTCGAAACGCACACATGCTGATACACGAATATGTTGCTCAACCTGCGAGTGGCACCCAACCCTTTGTTTAA
- the zp3c gene encoding zona pellucida sperm-binding protein 3 isoform X1 — protein sequence MVSSPVGLVLLLFCFSCSFALSNLSESEQEKERIVTPEKGEDGKQASMPEAQLLRASADDSSREASKKLPEYLTVPVSRDHKDDLKPARGASKIPSWLQKVLLGIPPTLSSGEGARNKPELVEVRCHLDRILVRIRKEVFSSQDAYKHLSLGSCPVNEADKDYYYLLHSLKTDCGFEVQSLADYLSISVFLHYKPTGPVLREMPFDIPLECKYYRLFYSYKVGFHPKLQGGTVYKVLHPNSSFTISPLDASGNKIHGRKVYNLGDPMHFEASGHDEASPEEKRMYIKKCFVTVSQDPYSHPRYTVINNQGCMIDSKKSGQSKFLSGDSKMVQKFSMGAFVFQESAATASEQQFYLHCEMNVGPSTPTPSRKACNYDHAVGKWKELYGNDCVCNCCDSTCPPAELEEAPKEIVSSRSWKVDRESKVGSDKAGRLLRSPETATGEEPSMKKQTYFQDCDED from the exons ATGGTTTCTTCACCTGTTGGGCTTGTACTGCTGCTGTTTTGCTTCTCCTGCTCCTTTGCTCTCAGCAACCTTTCTGAATCTGAGCAGGAAAAAGAGAGGATTGTAACACCTGAAAAAGGAGAGGATGGAAAGCAGGCTTCTATGCCTGAAGCTCAGCTTTTGCGTGCCTCAGCGGATGATTCCTCTAGGGAAGCATCAAAGAAACTTCCAGAATATCTCACTGTTCCGGTTTCCAGAGATCACAAAGATGACCTGAAGCCTGCGAGGGGGGCTAGTAAAATTCCCAGCTGGCTCCAGAAAGTGTTACTGGGTATCCCTCCCACCCTTTCTAGTGGTGAAGGAGCAAGGAACAAACCGGAGCTGGTCGAAGTCCGGTGTCATCTGGACAGAATACTTGTGAGAATCAGGAAGGAGGTCTTTAGCTCTCAGGATGCATACAAGCATTTGTCACTAGGAAGCTGTCCTGTGAACGAAGCTGATAAGGATTACTACTACCTTCTGCACTCTCTGAAGACTGACTGTGGATTCGAAGTGCAG AGTTTGGCAGATTATTTGTCCATCAGTGTTTTCCTTCACTACAAGCCAACTGGTCCAGTTTTAAGGGAAATGCCGTTTGATATTCCCCTGGAGTGTAAATATTATAG gTTGTTTTACTCTTACAAAGTGGGCTTTCATCCCAAACTGCAAGGAGGAACGGTGTACAAAGTACTCCATCCAAACAGCAGTTTCACAATTTCTCCTCTAGATG CATCAGGAAATAAAATCCACGGCCGTAAAGTCTACAACCTGGGGGATCCAATGCACTTTGAAGCTAGCGGACATGACGAGGCAAGCCCCGAGGAGAAGAGGATGTACATTAAAAAGTGCTTTGTGACCGTTTCCCAAGACCCCTACTCGCATCCGAGATACACAGTCATCAACAATCAAGG CTGCATGATTGACAGCAAGAAATCTGGACAATCCAAATTCCTCAGCGGTGACTCCAAGATGGTCCAGAAATTCAGCATGGGTGCCTTTGTTTTCCAGGAGAGCGCTGCCACCGCTTCTGAACAG CAGTTTTACTTGCACTGTGAGATGAACGTAGGGCCATCTACTCCAACTCCCAGTAGGAAGGCTTGCAATTACGACCATGCTGTCGGCAA GTGGAAGGAGCTCTATGGAAATGACTGTGTGTGCAACTGCTGTGACTCAACATGCCCGCCAGCAGAACTGGAGG AAGCACCAAAGGAGATCGTCTCCAGTCGCTCTTGGAAGGTTGACCGTGAAAGTAAAGTTGGCTCTGACAAGGCTGGCCGTCTACTGCGATCTCCTGAAACGGCGACAGGGGAGGAACCCAGCATGAAGAAGCAGACATACTTTCAAGACTGCGATGAAGACTAA
- the zp3c gene encoding zona pellucida sperm-binding protein 3 isoform X3: MVSSPVGLVLLLFCFSCSFALSNLSESEQEKERIVTPEKGEDGKQASMPEAQLLRASADDSSREASKKLPEYLTVPVSRDHKDDLKPARGASKIPSWLQKVLLGIPPTLSSGEGARNKPELVEVRCHLDRILVRIRKEVFSSQDAYKHLSLGSCPVNEADKDYYYLLHSLKTDCGFEVQSLADYLSISVFLHYKPTGPVLREMPFDIPLECKYYRLFYSYKVGFHPKLQGGTVYKVLHPNSSFTISPLDASGNKIHGRKVYNLGDPMHFEASGHDEASPEEKRMYIKKCFVTVSQDPYSHPRYTVINNQGCMIDSKKSGQSKFLSGDSKMVQKFSMGAFVFQESAATASEQFYLHCEMNVGPSTPTPSRKACNYDHAVGKWKELYGNDCVCNCCDSTCPPAELEEAPKEIVSSRSWKVDRESKVGSDKAGRLLRSPETATGEEPSMKKQTYFQDCDED, encoded by the exons ATGGTTTCTTCACCTGTTGGGCTTGTACTGCTGCTGTTTTGCTTCTCCTGCTCCTTTGCTCTCAGCAACCTTTCTGAATCTGAGCAGGAAAAAGAGAGGATTGTAACACCTGAAAAAGGAGAGGATGGAAAGCAGGCTTCTATGCCTGAAGCTCAGCTTTTGCGTGCCTCAGCGGATGATTCCTCTAGGGAAGCATCAAAGAAACTTCCAGAATATCTCACTGTTCCGGTTTCCAGAGATCACAAAGATGACCTGAAGCCTGCGAGGGGGGCTAGTAAAATTCCCAGCTGGCTCCAGAAAGTGTTACTGGGTATCCCTCCCACCCTTTCTAGTGGTGAAGGAGCAAGGAACAAACCGGAGCTGGTCGAAGTCCGGTGTCATCTGGACAGAATACTTGTGAGAATCAGGAAGGAGGTCTTTAGCTCTCAGGATGCATACAAGCATTTGTCACTAGGAAGCTGTCCTGTGAACGAAGCTGATAAGGATTACTACTACCTTCTGCACTCTCTGAAGACTGACTGTGGATTCGAAGTGCAG AGTTTGGCAGATTATTTGTCCATCAGTGTTTTCCTTCACTACAAGCCAACTGGTCCAGTTTTAAGGGAAATGCCGTTTGATATTCCCCTGGAGTGTAAATATTATAG gTTGTTTTACTCTTACAAAGTGGGCTTTCATCCCAAACTGCAAGGAGGAACGGTGTACAAAGTACTCCATCCAAACAGCAGTTTCACAATTTCTCCTCTAGATG CATCAGGAAATAAAATCCACGGCCGTAAAGTCTACAACCTGGGGGATCCAATGCACTTTGAAGCTAGCGGACATGACGAGGCAAGCCCCGAGGAGAAGAGGATGTACATTAAAAAGTGCTTTGTGACCGTTTCCCAAGACCCCTACTCGCATCCGAGATACACAGTCATCAACAATCAAGG CTGCATGATTGACAGCAAGAAATCTGGACAATCCAAATTCCTCAGCGGTGACTCCAAGATGGTCCAGAAATTCAGCATGGGTGCCTTTGTTTTCCAGGAGAGCGCTGCCACCGCTTCTGAACAG TTTTACTTGCACTGTGAGATGAACGTAGGGCCATCTACTCCAACTCCCAGTAGGAAGGCTTGCAATTACGACCATGCTGTCGGCAA GTGGAAGGAGCTCTATGGAAATGACTGTGTGTGCAACTGCTGTGACTCAACATGCCCGCCAGCAGAACTGGAGG AAGCACCAAAGGAGATCGTCTCCAGTCGCTCTTGGAAGGTTGACCGTGAAAGTAAAGTTGGCTCTGACAAGGCTGGCCGTCTACTGCGATCTCCTGAAACGGCGACAGGGGAGGAACCCAGCATGAAGAAGCAGACATACTTTCAAGACTGCGATGAAGACTAA
- the zp3c gene encoding zona pellucida sperm-binding protein 3 isoform X2, translating into MVSSPVGLVLLLFCFSCSFALSNLSESEQEKERIVTPEKGEDGKQASMPEAQLLRASADDSSREASKKLPEYLTVPVSRDHKDDLKPARGASKIPSWLQKVLLGIPPTLSSGEGARNKPELVEVRCHLDRILVRIRKEVFSSQDAYKHLSLGSCPVNEADKDYYYLLHSLKTDCGFEVQSLADYLSISVFLHYKPTGPVLREMPFDIPLECKYYRLFYSYKVGFHPKLQGGTVYKVLHPNSSFTISPLDASGNKIHGRKVYNLGDPMHFEASGHDEASPEEKRMYIKKCFVTVSQDPYSHPRYTVINNQGCMIDSKKSGQSKFLSGDSKMVQKFSMGAFVFQESAATASEQQFYLHCEMNVGPSTPTPSRKACNYDHAVGKWKELYGNDCVCNCCDSTCPPAELEAPKEIVSSRSWKVDRESKVGSDKAGRLLRSPETATGEEPSMKKQTYFQDCDED; encoded by the exons ATGGTTTCTTCACCTGTTGGGCTTGTACTGCTGCTGTTTTGCTTCTCCTGCTCCTTTGCTCTCAGCAACCTTTCTGAATCTGAGCAGGAAAAAGAGAGGATTGTAACACCTGAAAAAGGAGAGGATGGAAAGCAGGCTTCTATGCCTGAAGCTCAGCTTTTGCGTGCCTCAGCGGATGATTCCTCTAGGGAAGCATCAAAGAAACTTCCAGAATATCTCACTGTTCCGGTTTCCAGAGATCACAAAGATGACCTGAAGCCTGCGAGGGGGGCTAGTAAAATTCCCAGCTGGCTCCAGAAAGTGTTACTGGGTATCCCTCCCACCCTTTCTAGTGGTGAAGGAGCAAGGAACAAACCGGAGCTGGTCGAAGTCCGGTGTCATCTGGACAGAATACTTGTGAGAATCAGGAAGGAGGTCTTTAGCTCTCAGGATGCATACAAGCATTTGTCACTAGGAAGCTGTCCTGTGAACGAAGCTGATAAGGATTACTACTACCTTCTGCACTCTCTGAAGACTGACTGTGGATTCGAAGTGCAG AGTTTGGCAGATTATTTGTCCATCAGTGTTTTCCTTCACTACAAGCCAACTGGTCCAGTTTTAAGGGAAATGCCGTTTGATATTCCCCTGGAGTGTAAATATTATAG gTTGTTTTACTCTTACAAAGTGGGCTTTCATCCCAAACTGCAAGGAGGAACGGTGTACAAAGTACTCCATCCAAACAGCAGTTTCACAATTTCTCCTCTAGATG CATCAGGAAATAAAATCCACGGCCGTAAAGTCTACAACCTGGGGGATCCAATGCACTTTGAAGCTAGCGGACATGACGAGGCAAGCCCCGAGGAGAAGAGGATGTACATTAAAAAGTGCTTTGTGACCGTTTCCCAAGACCCCTACTCGCATCCGAGATACACAGTCATCAACAATCAAGG CTGCATGATTGACAGCAAGAAATCTGGACAATCCAAATTCCTCAGCGGTGACTCCAAGATGGTCCAGAAATTCAGCATGGGTGCCTTTGTTTTCCAGGAGAGCGCTGCCACCGCTTCTGAACAG CAGTTTTACTTGCACTGTGAGATGAACGTAGGGCCATCTACTCCAACTCCCAGTAGGAAGGCTTGCAATTACGACCATGCTGTCGGCAA GTGGAAGGAGCTCTATGGAAATGACTGTGTGTGCAACTGCTGTGACTCAACATGCCCGCCAGCAGAACTGGAGG CACCAAAGGAGATCGTCTCCAGTCGCTCTTGGAAGGTTGACCGTGAAAGTAAAGTTGGCTCTGACAAGGCTGGCCGTCTACTGCGATCTCCTGAAACGGCGACAGGGGAGGAACCCAGCATGAAGAAGCAGACATACTTTCAAGACTGCGATGAAGACTAA